A single region of the Epinephelus moara isolate mb chromosome 16, YSFRI_EMoa_1.0, whole genome shotgun sequence genome encodes:
- the LOC126403558 gene encoding uncharacterized protein LOC126403558 has product MVKPGALLLLLAVAASFRPSQAEEFDISSCSINYYGTLYNKINVGVNSGDKTALACFVDDQSSEITEDCIFMGFVLTSTIEKIGYPESMPLSEVFPIITEDATCHTVLKFKSPTQDVQLTLYRAGSQAALKFETGDVIADVPSFFEVTAKSGGRDVTTKVFTTDSLSAGDYIDISGCRYSGVAVERDGMYDSSTCSDVTCDVSSGIGMPIYACDTFETCVAGVCITPKAVCTVTGSSIIDFNNNENRVTDRCAYTLLKPSSDSSYNLVAVFKERRRKDVAFLDHLIFQVLGTKIYVEQGGRVEVGSNPLTLTDQFETQHGVEIRKVQNEVTFKVPGTSLEVVYDGYSAHVSGPTDSNVKGMCGNPSDTNYAPTFSDLKSSESESECGTAKTDDSNDPDCAPITTHCELLNQAPFDTCTDHIDTASYISACKSILCHYPDVDGHKCQFFEAYAKSCKLSYDITLDWSSVEGCSSDPHACHSQHCADHEFCGDKTDGTRCFCRALYADQYPETFGEPTACTTKTATLSMANCLLEDSGIDHTTLHLKQTDCTGTFDSTTNMVTFYFDDSSNTCGTEVSKEGNDVKYTNIITTQDYSNDVIVRHDQVTIDFSCLYRMPELNQVTLKIVDSSVKKTITSRDFTFSLTMSAYTDSQHQNLIDENTDLHLNQKIYVVLMTTGLDSNKVVLVTKSCSAESEEAGNGDSPYNLITERCGDDSTVELEGNGVQTSNSFSFNLFQFNGKSGKINLNCEVELCLPEEEQCDPDCSSKRKRRSFRSKYDRNSARISMSWNN; this is encoded by the exons ATGGTGAAGCCAGGTGCACTGCTCCTCCTGCTGGCAG TTGCTGCAAGCTTTCGTCCGTCTCAGGCTGAAGAGTTTGATATCAGCAGTTGTTCCATCAACTATTATGGAACACTATACAACAAGATAAAT gtgGGTGTAAACTCAGGAGATAAAACAGCTTTGGCTTGTTTTGTAGATGACCAATCATCTGAAATTACAGAGGACTGCATTTTTATGGGATTTGTGTTAACCTCCACCATAGAGAAGATAGGCTATCCTGAGTCCATGCCACTGTCAGAGGTTTTTCCAATTATAACAGAAGACGCAACCTGCCATACTGTGCTGAAATTCAAATCACCCACCCAAGAC GTGCAACTCACACTCTACCGAGCTGGCTCACAAGCAGCTCTAAAATTTGAAACAGGCGATGTGATTGCAGATGTCCCTTCTTTC TTTGAGGTGACTGCAAAAAGTGGAGGCAGAGATGTGACTACTAAAGTTTTTACTACCGATAGTCTAAGTGCTGGAGACTACATAGACATAAGTGGATGCAGATATTCTG GGGTTGCTGTGGAACGTGACGGTATGTATGACAGCTCTACCTGCTCTGACGTAACCTGCGATGTCTCATCAGGAATTGGCATGCCAATATACGCTTGTGACACTTTTGAGACTTGCGTGGCTGGCGT ATGCATTACACCCAAGGCAGTGTGCACTGTGACTGGTTCTTCTATCATTGATTTCAACAATAACGAAAACAGAGTCACAGATCGCTGCGCATACACTCTGTTGAAGCCTTCATCAGACTCCAGTTATAACCTGGTGGCAGTTTTCAAGGAACGACGACGTAAAGATGTGGCATTTTTGGACCACTTGATATTTCAAGTGTTGGGGACAAAGATCTATGTGGAACAAGGTGGAAGAGTTGAG GTTGGTAGTAACCCACTGACACTCACCGACCAGTTTGAGACCCAGCACGGTGTGGAGATCCGCAAGGTACAGAACGAAGTTACTTTCAAGGTACCCGGCACCTCATTGGAAGTCGTCTATGATGGCTACAGTGCACATGTGTCAG GACCAACTGACAGTAATGTCAAGGGCATGTGTGGTAACCCCTCTGATACAAACTACGCCCCCACCTTCAGTGACCTCAAGTCTTCTGAAAGTGAATCAGA ATGCGGCACTGCAAAAACCGACGACAGCAATGATCCAGACTGCGCGCCCATAACTACTCA CTGTGAACTCCTGAACCAGGCTCCCTTCGATACCTGCACTGACCACATTGACACAGCGTCCTACATCAGTGCCTGCAAATCCATCTTGTGCCACTACCCAGATGTGGACGGTCACAAATGCCAGTTTTTTGAGGCTTATGCCAAGTCCTGCAAACTGTCCTACGACATCACATTGGACTGGAGTTCAGTAGAGGGCTGCT caTCTGACCCTCATGCCTGTCACAGCCAGCACTGCGCTGACCACGAGTTCTGTGGTGATAAGACGGATGGAACCCGCTGCTTCTGCCGGGCCCTGTATGCCGACCAGTACCCAGAGACTTTCG GTGAACCAACTGCCTGCACGACAAAGACTGCTACTCTTTCGATGGCAAACTGTTTGCTGGAGGACAGTGGCATTGACCACACCACCCTACACCTCAAGCAGACGGACTGCACTGGTACTTTTGATTCCACGACCAACATGGTGACCTTCTACTTCGATGACAGCAGCAACACCTGTGGGACGGAGGTTTCG AAAGAGGGCAACGACGTGAAATACACAAACATCATCACAACTCAGGACTATTCCAATGACGTTATCGTTCGCCACGACCAAGTGACGATCGACTTCTCCTGCCTCTACAGAATGCCTGAGCTCAACCAAGTGACCTTAAAGATCGTGGACAG ctctgtgaagAAGACAATTACTTCTAGAGATTTTACTTTCTCACTGACGATGAGCGCGTACACTGACAGCCAGCACCAGAACCTTATTGATGAGAACACTGACCTCCACCTGAACCAGAAGATCTATGTGGTGCTGATGACGACAGGGCTGGATTCCAACAAGGTTGTCTTAGTGACCAAATCCTGCTCAGCAGAAAGTGAGGAAGCAGGAAACGGCGATTCACCGTACAACCTCATCACTGAAAG ATGTGGTGATGACTCGACGGTGGAGCTGGAGGGAAACGGGGTGCAAACGTCCAACTCCTTCTCTTTCAACCTGTTCCAGTTCAATGGGAAAAGTGGCAAGATCAACCTGAACTGTGAGGTGGAGCTGTGCCTGCCTGAGGAGGAACAATGCGATCCG GACTGTAGCAGTAAAAGGAAGCGCAGATCTTTCAGGTCTAAATATGATAGAAACTCGGCCCGCATCTCTATGTCCTGGAATAATTAA
- the fmnl2b gene encoding formin-like protein 2, giving the protein MGNAESMESQLAVIRSRAAPVRLPMPDPAELEERFSIALNSMNLPPDKVRLLRSYDNDKKWELICDQERFQVKNPPHTYIQKLRGFLDPAVTRKKFRRRVQESTQMLRELEISLRTNHIGWVREFLNEENRGLDVLVEYLSFAQYAVTFDGEQSEAGGEVSSIDSPWSRSIEDLHGDCSLPSPSSSVPRAARHSISSAMVTRSNTLPSRRTLKNSRLVCKKDDVHVCVMCLRAIMNYQYGFNMVMSHPHAVNEIALSLNNRNPRTKALVLELLAAVCLVRGGHEIILSAFDNFKTVCSESMRFEKLMEHFKNEDDNIDFLVACMQFINIVVHSVEDMNFRVHLQYDFTKLNLDEHLERLKHTESDRLQVQIQAYLDNVFDVGTLLEDAETKTAALERVEELEESLGTMSERLLDVENEAMLKIVELEKQLMQTNKELDHIREVYASTNSQVHTLRRMVREKDQTIRRQSRLERQAQEAQQAGGPGAPQPQRGEGDGGVADSASPSPPPCPNLSPR; this is encoded by the exons AATTCAATGAACCTGCCTCCGGACAAGGTGCGTCTGCTGCGTTCCTACGACAACGACAAGAAGTGGGAGCTGATCTGTGACCAG GAGAGGTTCCAGGTGAAGAACCCTCCACACACCTACATCCAGAAACTGAGGGGCTTCCTTGACCCGGCCGTCACACGCAAG AAGTTCAGAAGAAGAGTTCAGGAGTCAACTCAAATGCTCAGAGAACTCGAGATTTCTCTTCGTACAAACCACATCGG GTGGGTCAGAGAGTTCCTGAATGAGGAGAATCGAGGTCTGGATGTTCTGGTCGAGTATTTGTCCTTCGCTCAGTACGCCGTCAC GTTTGATGGCGAGCAGTCGGAGGCAGGAGGTGAGGTCTCGTCCATAGATTCTCCCTGGAGTCGGTCCATAGAGGATCTCCATGGCGACTGCAGCCTCCCCTCCCCGTCCTCGTCCGTACCCCGAGCAGCCCGACACTCCATCAG ctcGGCAATGGTGACTCGCTCCAACACTCTGCCTAGTCGTCGCACTCTGAAGAACTCGCGACTCGTCTGTAAGAAAGACGACGTTCACGTTTGTGTCATGTGTCTGAGAGCCATCATGAACTACCAG taCGGATTCAACATGGTGATGTCACATCCTCACGCTGTCAACGAAATCGCCCTCAGCCTCAACAACAGGAACCCCAG AACAAAGGCTCTGGTGTTGGAGTTATTGGCGGCAGTGTGTTTGGTCAGAGGAGGACATGAGATTATCCTGTCAGCCTTCGACAACTTCAAAACT GTGTGTTCAGAGTCGATGCGTTTCGAGAAGCTGATGGAACATTTTAAGAACGAGGACGACAACATCGACTTTTTG GTGGCCTGCATGCAGTTCATTAACATCGTGGTTCACTCGGTGGAGGACATGAACTTCAGAGTCCATCTGCAGTATGACTTCACCAAGCTCAACCTGGACGAACACCTGGAG AGGCTGAAGCACACGGAAAGCGACAGGCTGCAGGTTCAGATCCAGGCTTATTTGGACAACGTGTTTGACGTCGGGACGCTGCTGGAGGATGCTGAGACCAAAACTGCGGCCCTGGAACgagtggaggagctggaggagagccTGGGCACG ATGTCAGAGCGTCTCCTAGACGTGGAGAATGAAGCAATGCTGAAGATTGTCGAACTGGAGAAACAGCTGATGCAAACCAACAAGGAGCTGGACCACATCCGG GAGGTGTACGCAAGCACCAACTCTCAGGTGCACACGTTGAGGCGGATGGTTCGGGAAAAGGACCAGACGATCCGGCGTCAGAGCCGTCTGGAACGCCAGGCTCAGGAGGCCCAGCAGGCAGGAGGACCCGGAGCTCCTCAACCccagagaggagagggtgaTGGGGGAGTGGCTGACTCCGCCTCCCCGTCACCTCCACCTTGTCCTAACCTGTCCCCCAGGTGA